Proteins encoded by one window of Ulvibacter sp. MAR_2010_11:
- a CDS encoding arsenate reductase family protein: protein MGIIARDKNQLTFIYSSNTRVGTHALSYLQGSSDKILAIDISKTKVSDTQWVEIAELLSKKVADLVDIREIDVSDTSSFGTNDWIKILQKNDRALSKPIVINGDKTRQIDNPTEVLEFFQVESAGLKKTMHTDTPTIESTTQDEKFIE, encoded by the coding sequence ATGGGAATAATAGCACGAGACAAAAACCAGCTTACCTTTATATATAGCAGCAATACCCGTGTGGGAACGCACGCGCTTAGTTATTTGCAGGGCAGTTCAGACAAAATTCTGGCGATAGATATTTCAAAAACCAAGGTAAGTGATACCCAATGGGTGGAAATTGCCGAATTACTATCCAAAAAAGTAGCCGATTTGGTCGATATTCGTGAAATTGATGTTTCTGATACCTCAAGTTTTGGCACCAATGACTGGATAAAAATTCTTCAGAAAAACGATCGTGCCCTCTCCAAACCTATTGTAATAAATGGCGATAAGACCAGGCAGATAGACAATCCTACCGAAGTTCTTGAATTTTTTCAGGTGGAATCGGCAGGATTAAAGAAAACCATGCATACAGATACGCCTACGATTGAAAGCACCACACAAGACGAAAAGTTTATTGAATAA
- a CDS encoding beta-ketoacyl synthase, with translation MKKRVVITGLGVVAPNGVGVSQFTEAIKKGVSGIKHFPELEALNFSCQIGGIPSISEEKKRDYFSELQLKNFNSSGILYGVIAGMDAIIDAGITPAGKDDEPLWDLGVIFGTGTSGVDKFREAIYKLDEGKVRRLGSTTVAQTMASGISAYLGGMIGAGNLVTTNSSACATGTEAIIMGYERIASGKAAQMLCGSTSDDGPYVWGGFDAMKVITYKHNHTPGKGSRPMSASASGFVPGSGAGAILLESLESAQKRGATIYAEVLGGAVNSGGQRGSGSMTAPNSNAVQKCITAALKEAKVKASEIDYINGHLTATVKDAEEIENWCKALIRNGAGFPYINSLKGMVGHCLAASGSVEAVSAVLQLHEGFVFPNINCEDLHPEITQLIDSERIPQQLVKTPLKTIAKASFGFGDVNACVIFRKN, from the coding sequence GTGAAAAAAAGAGTTGTCATTACGGGTTTAGGTGTAGTTGCTCCCAACGGAGTAGGGGTTTCGCAATTTACCGAAGCCATTAAAAAAGGAGTGTCCGGAATAAAACATTTTCCTGAACTGGAAGCACTCAACTTTTCCTGTCAGATAGGCGGCATCCCAAGCATTTCCGAAGAAAAAAAACGCGACTATTTCTCCGAATTACAACTCAAAAATTTCAACAGCAGCGGAATACTTTACGGTGTCATCGCCGGAATGGACGCTATCATCGATGCCGGAATTACACCGGCGGGGAAGGACGATGAACCCTTATGGGATTTAGGTGTCATCTTTGGTACCGGAACCAGCGGGGTAGACAAATTTCGGGAGGCTATTTATAAATTGGATGAAGGGAAAGTCCGCCGTTTGGGAAGCACCACCGTCGCACAAACCATGGCAAGCGGCATAAGTGCCTATTTGGGAGGAATGATAGGTGCTGGAAATTTGGTCACTACCAATTCCTCTGCCTGCGCTACAGGCACCGAAGCTATTATCATGGGATACGAGCGCATTGCTTCAGGAAAGGCTGCACAAATGTTGTGTGGTAGTACCAGTGACGACGGACCCTATGTTTGGGGTGGATTTGATGCTATGAAAGTGATTACCTATAAACACAACCATACTCCCGGGAAAGGATCAAGACCCATGAGTGCATCAGCGAGTGGGTTTGTTCCCGGAAGTGGGGCAGGAGCCATTTTGTTGGAATCGCTGGAGAGTGCACAGAAAAGAGGAGCCACGATTTACGCTGAAGTATTGGGCGGAGCTGTAAACAGCGGCGGACAAAGAGGTTCGGGGAGTATGACGGCACCTAACAGCAACGCGGTTCAAAAATGTATTACGGCAGCATTAAAAGAAGCCAAAGTAAAGGCTTCGGAAATTGATTATATCAACGGACATCTAACCGCAACCGTAAAAGATGCAGAAGAAATTGAAAACTGGTGCAAGGCCTTAATCCGAAACGGAGCGGGTTTTCCCTATATCAATTCGTTAAAAGGCATGGTAGGGCATTGCCTGGCGGCCAGCGGCAGTGTGGAAGCAGTTTCGGCAGTGCTTCAGTTGCACGAAGGCTTCGTGTTTCCAAATATAAATTGTGAAGATTTACACCCGGAAATTACACAATTAATTGATTCAGAAAGAATTCCGCAGCAATTGGTAAAAACTCCTTTAAAAACAATTGCAAAAGCCAGCTTTGGGTTTGGTGATGTCAATGCGTGTGTTATCTTTAGAAAAAATTAA
- a CDS encoding acyl carrier protein yields MTTEAIYAKLLPIIQTYLPEDVDKNAVNPDSDLTGELNINSAHLVDVVLDVEDTFDVEFANEDMEKLRTMNDAIGIIQKKLENREQ; encoded by the coding sequence ATGACCACCGAAGCGATCTACGCAAAATTATTACCCATTATTCAAACCTATCTCCCGGAAGATGTCGACAAAAATGCTGTGAATCCGGATAGTGACCTGACGGGAGAACTCAATATCAATTCGGCTCATTTGGTAGATGTGGTGCTGGATGTGGAAGATACCTTCGATGTAGAATTTGCCAACGAAGACATGGAAAAGCTGCGTACTATGAATGATGCTATTGGGATTATTCAGAAGAAATTAGAGAATAGGGAGCAGTGA
- a CDS encoding 3-hydroxyacyl-ACP dehydratase FabZ family protein, translating to MNRLQDILNLLPYSEPFLFVDGLDEVSQEGITGHYIFKKDAYFYEGHFKGNPVTPGVILTECMAQIGVVCLGIYLLSEKASEKMQVALSSTEIDFYKPVFPGERVSVISEKEYFRFGKLKCKVKMLNEKEELVCKGVISGMVLKGEG from the coding sequence ATGAACAGGTTACAGGACATACTCAATTTATTACCCTATTCGGAACCTTTTTTATTTGTTGACGGACTTGATGAAGTATCTCAGGAAGGCATCACCGGGCACTATATTTTTAAAAAAGACGCCTATTTTTATGAGGGCCACTTTAAAGGAAATCCGGTAACTCCGGGTGTTATCCTTACCGAATGCATGGCGCAAATAGGGGTAGTGTGCTTGGGTATTTATTTACTTTCGGAAAAGGCTTCAGAAAAGATGCAGGTAGCACTAAGTAGTACCGAAATCGATTTTTACAAACCCGTATTTCCCGGGGAAAGGGTTAGCGTTATTTCTGAAAAGGAATACTTCCGATTTGGAAAACTAAAATGCAAGGTGAAGATGTTGAATGAAAAAGAAGAACTCGTGTGTAAGGGAGTTATTAGCGGGATGGTTTTGAAGGGTGAAGGGTGA
- a CDS encoding TerC family protein, which translates to MLIWSLFIALIIFFLALDLGVFNRKAHVIKTKEASIWTAVWVSIALAFSGVIYLLFANGLVENPTNLTPNSAVLKYITGYLIELSLSIDNVFVIAVIFSSFAIPEKYQHRVLFWGILGAIVFRGLMILFGVALINKFDWIIYVFGAFLLYTAFKMLRSADTQFDPKNSAVYRWLRKIFPVTHKMEGDKFFIRRMGIRAATPLFIALMIIELTDILFALDSIPAILAITADPFIVFSSNIFAILGLRSMYFLISRMLKKFRFINYSLVVILSFVGVKMILSHHVEFPEWLSLGVIALALIGGIVASLLIPTEEDPISEV; encoded by the coding sequence ATGCTAATCTGGAGCTTATTTATAGCTTTAATCATTTTCTTTCTCGCCTTAGATCTAGGCGTTTTTAACCGAAAAGCACACGTTATTAAAACCAAAGAGGCTTCCATCTGGACTGCTGTCTGGGTGTCTATAGCGCTCGCATTTTCGGGAGTTATTTACCTGTTGTTTGCCAATGGTTTGGTCGAAAATCCCACAAATCTCACACCAAACAGTGCCGTTCTCAAATACATTACCGGTTATCTCATCGAATTGTCGTTAAGTATCGACAACGTCTTTGTTATTGCCGTTATCTTCAGCTCCTTTGCCATTCCCGAAAAATACCAACATCGTGTGTTATTCTGGGGAATTTTAGGCGCTATCGTGTTTCGTGGTCTCATGATCCTTTTCGGGGTTGCACTTATCAATAAATTCGACTGGATCATCTATGTTTTTGGAGCCTTTCTGCTCTACACCGCCTTTAAAATGCTGCGTTCGGCCGATACTCAATTCGATCCTAAGAATTCGGCTGTGTACAGATGGCTTCGGAAAATATTTCCGGTAACCCACAAAATGGAGGGTGATAAATTTTTTATCAGACGCATGGGTATTCGCGCCGCAACGCCCTTGTTTATTGCGCTAATGATCATCGAACTCACCGATATCTTATTCGCGCTGGACAGTATTCCCGCGATCTTGGCGATTACAGCCGATCCGTTCATCGTTTTCAGCTCCAATATTTTTGCCATTTTAGGATTGCGTTCCATGTATTTCCTAATTTCTCGTATGCTGAAAAAATTTAGATTTATAAATTACAGTTTGGTGGTCATCCTCAGCTTCGTGGGTGTAAAAATGATCTTGTCACACCATGTGGAATTTCCCGAATGGTTGTCACTGGGAGTTATCGCGCTGGCATTGATTGGCGGAATTGTGGCTTCGCTGCTTATTCCAACCGAAGAGGATCCTATATCTGAAGTTTAA
- a CDS encoding DUF6268 family outer membrane beta-barrel protein, producing MEKKITMKYSYKNVAVQKASVIVILIFTFMNNGYSQDFKLAGIQYNNYQKSELKNDSGNQEISFQEFGAFVNFPKKLKNNKTVLVNGFGYGFVEASLDNQLFPSNENDKKLQSFYYQLTLLHQWNEKWNLAVNLTPTLSSDFEAKLSTDDFVFQGAVTATRKFSSTFKLGGGLAYSARLGSPQLIPLVNLHYKNNKHEINAVLPINAKYTYSLLPSNKLDLGVKYNLNGGNFNVYSEDNSIDKINYSRINFGVLADYQLTKILRLEAFGGLSAGRNYSLIDADDTAYDFDSESAPFFSVGIVLVPPKRK from the coding sequence ATGGAAAAGAAAATAACTATGAAATATTCTTATAAAAATGTTGCTGTGCAAAAAGCAAGTGTAATCGTTATTCTCATTTTTACTTTTATGAATAATGGGTATTCACAGGATTTTAAATTAGCAGGAATTCAATATAATAATTATCAGAAATCAGAACTAAAAAATGATTCGGGAAACCAAGAAATTTCATTTCAAGAATTTGGTGCATTTGTAAATTTTCCGAAGAAATTAAAAAACAATAAAACCGTTTTGGTTAATGGGTTTGGTTATGGTTTTGTGGAAGCGTCATTAGATAATCAGTTGTTTCCATCTAACGAAAACGACAAAAAGTTGCAGTCGTTTTATTACCAATTAACTTTATTACATCAATGGAACGAAAAATGGAACCTTGCTGTTAATTTAACTCCCACTTTGTCATCAGATTTTGAAGCTAAGTTAAGTACCGACGATTTTGTTTTTCAGGGCGCAGTTACAGCGACAAGAAAGTTTAGTTCAACATTTAAACTTGGAGGTGGTTTAGCATATAGTGCACGTTTGGGGAGTCCACAATTAATTCCTTTAGTCAATCTGCATTATAAAAATAATAAACACGAAATAAATGCTGTATTACCTATAAACGCAAAATACACCTATTCATTATTACCAAGTAACAAATTAGATTTGGGTGTAAAGTATAATCTTAATGGAGGAAATTTTAATGTATATTCAGAAGACAATAGTATTGATAAAATAAACTATTCGAGAATAAATTTTGGCGTATTAGCCGATTATCAACTCACTAAAATACTTCGTTTAGAAGCTTTTGGAGGCCTAAGTGCTGGTAGAAATTATAGTTTGATTGATGCAGATGATACTGCGTATGATTTTGACTCTGAATCAGCCCCATTTTTTAGTGTGGGAATTGTACTGGTTCCGCCAAAAAGGAAATGA
- a CDS encoding class I SAM-dependent rRNA methyltransferase, giving the protein MFNFPFPNISPQRLAIKLTVVGERSVRSGHPWIFTDSIEKVNKEGKSGDIAIIFSHTKNKAIGIGLYDPHSPIRIKMLHHEGSATPDSDFFSEKIQRAFALRAELLETKTNGYRLLFGENDGFPGFIADVYTHVLVVKLYSAIWFPYFEMILKSLLEVSGCDCVVLRLSRSLQTGDSHGFSDGQIIYGELPNEEVHFMEHGIAFSANVIKGHKTGYFLDHRHNRKQVGAISKGKTVLDVFAYAGGFSVHALANGATEVTSLDISSQALDLAVANAKLNSSSGSHRIITGDAFAVLKEMVKEYQTFDVVVIDPPSFAKSKKEIAIAKKKYAQLAQLGLALTAEKGMLVLASCSSRVSAEEFFEINETVLKGQSRRFKQWLRTRHDVDHPVTFPEGAYLKCGYYQFT; this is encoded by the coding sequence ATGTTCAATTTCCCTTTTCCAAACATAAGTCCGCAGCGTCTGGCCATAAAACTAACCGTAGTAGGGGAGCGGAGTGTGCGAAGCGGACATCCCTGGATTTTTACCGACAGCATCGAAAAGGTCAATAAAGAAGGGAAATCCGGTGATATCGCGATTATTTTCAGTCATACCAAAAACAAGGCGATTGGCATTGGTTTGTACGATCCTCATTCGCCTATTCGAATTAAAATGCTACATCACGAGGGGAGTGCTACTCCGGATTCCGACTTCTTTTCAGAAAAAATACAAAGAGCCTTCGCGTTACGTGCGGAATTGCTGGAAACAAAAACGAACGGCTATCGATTGTTATTTGGAGAAAATGATGGCTTTCCGGGCTTTATAGCCGATGTGTATACCCATGTGTTGGTGGTAAAATTGTATTCGGCCATCTGGTTTCCCTATTTTGAAATGATTTTAAAATCGCTACTTGAAGTTTCGGGGTGCGATTGTGTGGTGCTTCGGCTAAGCAGAAGCTTACAAACCGGAGACAGCCATGGTTTTAGCGACGGACAAATAATTTACGGCGAATTGCCCAACGAGGAAGTACATTTTATGGAACATGGAATTGCTTTTTCAGCAAATGTGATAAAAGGCCATAAAACAGGATATTTTCTGGATCATCGCCACAACCGAAAGCAAGTAGGGGCCATTTCAAAAGGGAAAACCGTGTTGGACGTATTTGCCTATGCCGGCGGATTTTCGGTGCATGCTTTGGCCAACGGAGCTACTGAAGTTACAAGTCTGGATATAAGCAGTCAGGCGCTGGATTTGGCCGTTGCCAATGCCAAGCTCAATTCCTCTAGTGGTTCACACCGAATTATTACAGGCGATGCCTTTGCGGTGCTCAAGGAGATGGTAAAAGAGTACCAAACTTTTGATGTGGTGGTTATAGATCCGCCCAGTTTTGCAAAGAGTAAAAAAGAAATAGCCATCGCCAAGAAAAAATATGCCCAATTGGCACAATTGGGATTGGCATTGACGGCAGAAAAGGGCATGCTGGTGTTGGCGTCCTGTTCATCGCGAGTTTCCGCAGAGGAATTTTTTGAAATTAATGAGACAGTACTTAAAGGTCAGTCGCGTCGCTTCAAACAATGGTTGCGCACCCGTCACGATGTAGATCATCCCGTGACCTTTCCGGAGGGGGCGTATTTAAAATGTGGCTACTATCAGTTTACCTAA
- a CDS encoding DUF2147 domain-containing protein, with protein MKILKNVLVLIAISLFSINSFAQTNSGVAGEWIVGEQNTIVKIEQHDDTYSGKTISSDNSNAEIGKLMVKELKKNKGEWQGKVYAPQRKEWYDAEFVPNGNTLDVKIKVGFFSKTIEWKRK; from the coding sequence ATGAAAATTTTAAAAAACGTACTAGTACTAATAGCTATCAGTTTGTTTAGCATAAACAGTTTTGCACAGACAAATTCTGGTGTTGCAGGCGAATGGATTGTAGGTGAACAAAACACAATTGTAAAAATCGAGCAACACGATGATACTTATAGTGGAAAAACTATCTCCTCGGATAATTCTAATGCCGAGATCGGAAAACTGATGGTTAAAGAACTTAAGAAAAATAAAGGCGAATGGCAAGGAAAGGTATATGCCCCACAACGTAAAGAATGGTACGATGCCGAATTCGTCCCAAACGGAAATACTTTAGATGTTAAAATAAAAGTAGGCTTTTTTAGCAAAACCATTGAATGGAAAAGAAAATAA
- a CDS encoding sensor histidine kinase, giving the protein MKNSIGKTVVRIILVSLYAILVMRLVGFVMPDTIEYASETPIEIFLFFYLLIFNLNTEGNLFFDRYLDKKYPWFYFPRKRIFIQLGIIILWTLISIGLPFVAWYYINDQSFIFDKAPVIVFIASIVFLLGFIGVSIAKNFFTEWNVSLLRAEHYKQEKLKADYRVLQNQVNPHFLFNSLNVLISEIKHNPTNAEDFTRKLSKVYRYVLQSKNHDLISLKKELEFIDSFIFLHKVRIGDALEYVVNISDEIVQMQIPPLTLQILIENAIKHNIANEENVLKISIESGSDNKLIVSNNLQIIDTVDSTYTGLSNLSKRFELLKKDGFTYGKQEEKFVVTIPLIEE; this is encoded by the coding sequence ATGAAAAATAGTATTGGAAAAACGGTAGTTCGTATCATTCTGGTGTCGTTATATGCCATTCTTGTTATGAGGTTAGTTGGGTTTGTTATGCCTGATACTATCGAATATGCCTCAGAGACTCCCATAGAAATATTTTTGTTCTTTTACCTGCTTATATTCAATTTAAATACCGAGGGAAATCTGTTTTTTGACCGCTATCTGGATAAAAAATACCCTTGGTTTTACTTTCCTCGAAAGCGGATTTTTATTCAATTGGGCATTATCATTCTGTGGACGTTAATCTCCATTGGACTGCCATTTGTTGCTTGGTATTACATCAACGACCAGTCTTTTATTTTTGATAAGGCACCTGTTATCGTATTTATTGCGTCCATCGTTTTTTTATTAGGATTTATCGGGGTTTCAATCGCTAAAAACTTCTTTACCGAATGGAACGTTTCATTGCTGCGTGCGGAGCATTACAAACAAGAAAAACTAAAGGCCGATTATCGGGTTTTGCAAAATCAGGTAAATCCGCATTTTCTGTTTAATAGCCTGAATGTATTGATTTCGGAAATAAAACACAATCCAACAAATGCAGAAGATTTTACACGCAAACTATCGAAAGTATATCGATATGTTTTACAAAGTAAAAATCACGATTTAATTTCCTTGAAAAAGGAACTTGAATTTATTGATTCCTTTATTTTTTTGCATAAAGTCAGAATTGGAGATGCTTTAGAATATGTTGTAAATATTTCTGATGAAATAGTACAGATGCAAATCCCACCTTTAACCTTGCAAATTTTGATTGAAAATGCCATTAAACACAATATAGCTAATGAAGAAAATGTGCTGAAAATTTCAATTGAAAGCGGTAGCGATAATAAATTAATCGTTAGTAATAACTTACAAATTATTGATACTGTCGATTCAACATACACAGGTTTATCAAATTTAAGCAAGCGATTTGAATTGCTTAAAAAAGATGGTTTTACTTATGGTAAACAAGAAGAAAAATTTGTGGTAACCATTCCTTTAATCGAAGAATAA
- a CDS encoding SDR family oxidoreductase: protein MQNEFKNTWAVILGGSSGLGLASAKKLAVHGMNICIVHRDRKSNLEHFEKEIVEIVAQGVNVLTFNKDATAKETQMEVCAQLPKHSVGLLLHSIAKGNLKPMHGKAEEVLTKEDIDITLHAMGTSWYLWTRALINAGLFNKNARNVAFTSEGNTKVWPGYGAVSAAKVTLEALMRNMAVELAPLGITSNCIQAGTTETASFKMIPGSETLANWSKKRNPFNRLTAPEDVANAVYLLCKEEAAWINGTVIKVDGGESLR, encoded by the coding sequence ATGCAAAACGAATTTAAAAATACATGGGCCGTGATACTCGGCGGAAGTAGCGGATTGGGACTGGCGAGTGCTAAAAAGCTGGCAGTTCACGGAATGAATATTTGTATTGTACACCGCGATCGAAAAAGCAATCTGGAGCATTTCGAAAAGGAAATAGTAGAAATAGTAGCCCAAGGAGTTAATGTGCTCACTTTTAATAAAGACGCTACTGCAAAAGAAACTCAGATGGAGGTCTGCGCTCAACTTCCGAAGCATAGTGTGGGATTATTATTGCACAGTATTGCCAAAGGCAATTTAAAACCCATGCACGGCAAAGCGGAAGAAGTACTCACCAAAGAAGATATTGATATCACCTTACACGCTATGGGAACCAGTTGGTATCTTTGGACCAGGGCCTTGATAAACGCAGGCCTTTTCAATAAAAATGCGCGAAATGTAGCCTTTACAAGCGAAGGCAACACCAAGGTCTGGCCGGGCTACGGCGCGGTTTCGGCAGCGAAAGTTACTCTTGAAGCCCTTATGCGGAACATGGCAGTCGAATTGGCACCTCTGGGCATTACGTCCAATTGCATACAGGCGGGAACTACCGAAACAGCCTCCTTCAAAATGATTCCCGGAAGTGAAACTCTGGCCAATTGGTCGAAAAAAAGAAATCCTTTTAACCGACTTACAGCCCCAGAAGATGTTGCCAACGCCGTGTATTTATTGTGTAAGGAAGAAGCTGCATGGATTAACGGAACCGTCATTAAAGTTGATGGAGGGGAAAGTCTACGCTAA
- a CDS encoding DUF6515 family protein, with product MFSCNTNAQRRTVVKTPNRTVVTTRTPGRLVINTTPAPRVRVVATIPNNAVVITHGSIRYHYHAGVYYRYNNGSYIVVTPPLGIQINVLPKGYTQLVIGGINYYHYEGCYYIKTDLGQYATAKDPQAQDAVVYTLPEVTEEITTDGKVYYESNGTLYKVVVTPEGKGFKAVSIIEN from the coding sequence TTGTTTTCATGCAATACAAATGCACAAAGGAGAACTGTAGTAAAAACACCCAATCGAACGGTTGTAACAACAAGAACACCCGGAAGACTTGTAATTAATACAACTCCGGCTCCAAGAGTCAGAGTCGTTGCTACCATACCCAATAACGCAGTAGTTATTACCCACGGATCGATCAGGTATCACTACCACGCAGGTGTTTATTACCGCTATAACAACGGAAGTTATATTGTAGTAACTCCACCATTAGGAATTCAAATAAATGTGTTGCCAAAAGGCTATACGCAGCTTGTTATTGGAGGCATAAATTATTACCATTATGAAGGATGCTATTACATAAAAACTGATCTTGGACAATATGCAACGGCTAAAGATCCCCAAGCCCAGGATGCCGTGGTGTACACCTTACCAGAAGTCACCGAAGAAATAACGACAGATGGCAAAGTATACTATGAATCTAACGGAACACTATACAAAGTTGTGGTTACTCCAGAAGGGAAAGGTTTTAAAGCGGTGAGTATTATAGAAAATTAG
- a CDS encoding type III polyketide synthase — protein MSVKITAVAKQLPPYTRETSEILPYVSAWLEGQEPRFKRKVLKIFEGAGVDRRYSIMDAHEVFLNTSFEERNDIYVREIKKLGKQSLVKALDKAQWKATDIDFLITVSCTGIMIPSVDAYLINELKMKQDVVRLPVTEMGCAAGVSGIIYAQHFLKANPGKRAAVIALESPTATFQLQDYSMVNIVSAAIFGDGAACALLSSHEDDSGVTVLDDAMYHFYDATHMMGFKLVNTGLQMILDKDVPEQIAAHFPNIIHPFLEKNNTTIADIDHLIFHPGGKKIVQTVEDLFGGLGKNIDDTKEVLRLYGNMSSVTVLYVLERFMDRKLPKGDLGLLLSFGPGFSAQRVLLEF, from the coding sequence ATGAGTGTTAAAATAACAGCAGTTGCCAAGCAATTACCTCCCTATACCCGGGAAACCTCAGAGATCCTGCCCTATGTCTCAGCCTGGCTGGAAGGACAGGAGCCGCGATTTAAACGCAAGGTGCTCAAGATTTTTGAAGGAGCAGGGGTAGACCGCAGGTATTCCATTATGGACGCGCATGAAGTTTTTTTGAATACCAGCTTTGAAGAACGCAACGATATCTATGTTCGGGAAATAAAGAAACTAGGGAAGCAATCATTAGTAAAAGCTTTGGATAAGGCACAATGGAAAGCCACAGACATTGACTTTTTAATTACGGTAAGCTGCACCGGAATTATGATTCCTTCGGTAGATGCGTATTTGATAAATGAATTGAAGATGAAACAGGATGTGGTCCGACTCCCTGTAACCGAAATGGGCTGCGCGGCAGGCGTTTCGGGAATTATTTACGCCCAACACTTTCTGAAGGCAAATCCGGGGAAAAGAGCTGCGGTTATAGCCTTGGAATCTCCCACAGCAACCTTTCAGTTACAGGATTATTCGATGGTGAATATAGTGAGTGCCGCGATTTTTGGCGACGGTGCCGCCTGTGCTTTACTTTCATCGCATGAAGACGACAGCGGTGTAACTGTTCTCGATGACGCCATGTATCATTTTTACGATGCGACACATATGATGGGTTTTAAATTGGTGAATACGGGTCTGCAAATGATACTGGACAAGGACGTCCCGGAGCAGATTGCAGCACATTTCCCAAACATCATCCATCCCTTTTTGGAAAAAAATAACACAACCATAGCCGATATAGATCATTTAATTTTTCATCCCGGGGGGAAAAAAATAGTACAAACCGTCGAGGATTTATTTGGCGGTTTGGGTAAAAATATTGACGACACCAAGGAAGTACTTAGATTGTACGGCAATATGAGTAGCGTTACTGTTCTTTATGTTTTGGAGCGATTTATGGATCGCAAACTTCCGAAAGGAGACTTGGGATTGTTATTGAGTTTCGGACCCGGATTTTCGGCACAACGTGTTTTATTGGAATTTTAA
- the hpf gene encoding ribosome hibernation-promoting factor, HPF/YfiA family, whose amino-acid sequence MNINFEYHNVTASERLEILAAQKLTKLEGKYDFMINADVYFKRENTSNDTSGKICSIRVNTPGPTLFAECSSGAFEASIAKVITELKSQLQKRKDKMQMH is encoded by the coding sequence ATGAACATTAACTTCGAATATCATAACGTAACTGCGAGCGAGCGGTTAGAAATTCTGGCTGCTCAAAAATTGACAAAATTGGAAGGTAAATACGACTTTATGATTAATGCCGACGTATATTTTAAACGAGAAAATACAAGTAACGATACCTCCGGAAAAATTTGCAGTATTCGCGTAAATACCCCCGGCCCTACTTTATTTGCCGAATGTTCTTCCGGTGCTTTTGAAGCCTCTATCGCAAAAGTCATCACCGAACTAAAATCACAATTACAAAAACGTAAGGACAAAATGCAAATGCATTAA
- a CDS encoding LytTR family DNA-binding domain-containing protein, whose amino-acid sequence MIKVVIIEDELPAQRLLKETLKEIAINTEVVCCLNSIKSAVEWFKHNSHPDIVLLDIQLSDGLSFEIFKQVNIESSIIFTTAYDEYAIQAFKVNSIDYLLKPVEKDELQTAFEKYQHYNKQFIQEKNSNIDFSELAALIKSEKTEYRKRLLIQSNESFFHLPVDDIALFYSMQGITFAVTFEKREYAVNFSLESLKDQLQPDNFFKINRQFIVNIDAIKRVHSYFNGKLKLEIIPSHAEDIIVGKDKAAAFKRWMDR is encoded by the coding sequence ATGATCAAAGTAGTAATAATAGAAGACGAATTACCAGCACAACGCTTGCTAAAAGAAACCTTGAAGGAAATAGCTATTAATACCGAAGTTGTTTGCTGTTTAAACAGTATAAAATCCGCTGTGGAATGGTTTAAACATAATTCACATCCAGACATTGTTTTATTAGACATTCAATTATCTGATGGATTAAGCTTTGAAATTTTTAAGCAAGTAAACATTGAAAGCTCTATAATATTTACAACCGCTTATGACGAATACGCTATACAAGCATTTAAGGTCAATAGTATTGACTATCTGTTAAAACCAGTAGAAAAAGATGAATTACAAACTGCTTTTGAGAAGTATCAGCATTACAATAAACAATTTATACAAGAGAAGAATTCCAATATAGATTTTTCAGAACTTGCTGCATTAATTAAAAGTGAAAAGACTGAATATCGTAAACGGTTACTAATTCAATCTAACGAATCGTTTTTTCATTTGCCTGTTGACGACATTGCACTCTTTTACAGTATGCAGGGGATTACCTTTGCTGTAACTTTCGAAAAGAGAGAATATGCGGTTAATTTTTCGCTCGAAAGTTTAAAAGATCAATTACAACCTGATAATTTTTTTAAAATAAATCGTCAATTTATAGTAAATATTGACGCTATTAAAAGAGTTCATTCTTATTTTAATGGGAAACTAAAGCTTGAAATAATACCGTCACACGCAGAGGATATAATAGTTGGTAAGGACAAGGCAGCAGCCTTTAAACGGTGGATGGATAGGTAA